One segment of Gilliamella sp. ESL0441 DNA contains the following:
- the nadR gene encoding multifunctional transcriptional regulator/nicotinamide-nucleotide adenylyltransferase/ribosylnicotinamide kinase NadR: protein MESKHKVGLIFGKFYPLHSGHIYLIEKAMSQVNELHIFLGCEELRDQQLFDKSHLSKQPKVSDRFTWLKETFKDRHNIHIHVLDEAGIQSYPNGWKDWSDRVKLILNEYKIKPTVIFTSEPQDVKNHELYFGCPAIIIDADRNFMKISATQIRENPYQNWSFIAQAAKPFFVKKVAIIGQGIFKELPIQLANIYNTQYVSNGYINYIERELTNSHNKRYLSEADYLKIAMLHVERISSAEVQANKLLFASIDFDSLADYYQQVFDKEHQVLNALKESYHFDLVIHEKDFDPKLSSLEYFETVSNMVERLLI from the coding sequence ATGGAGTCTAAACATAAAGTTGGTTTAATTTTTGGTAAGTTTTATCCTCTACATAGTGGACATATATATTTAATTGAAAAAGCGATGAGTCAGGTCAATGAATTACATATTTTTCTTGGCTGTGAAGAATTACGTGATCAACAACTGTTTGACAAAAGCCATTTATCAAAACAACCCAAAGTCAGTGATCGATTCACATGGTTGAAAGAAACCTTCAAAGACCGTCATAATATTCATATTCATGTTTTAGATGAAGCTGGAATCCAATCTTATCCAAATGGCTGGAAAGATTGGAGTGATCGTGTCAAACTTATTTTGAATGAATATAAAATTAAACCAACGGTTATATTTACCAGTGAACCTCAAGATGTAAAAAATCATGAGCTTTATTTCGGTTGCCCAGCAATAATTATCGATGCTGATCGCAACTTTATGAAAATTAGTGCTACTCAAATACGCGAAAACCCCTATCAAAATTGGTCTTTTATTGCACAAGCTGCCAAGCCTTTTTTTGTCAAAAAAGTGGCGATTATTGGTCAAGGAATATTTAAAGAACTTCCAATACAACTCGCTAATATTTATAACACTCAATATGTATCAAATGGCTACATTAATTATATTGAGCGAGAATTAACTAACTCACATAATAAGCGTTATTTAAGTGAGGCTGATTACCTTAAAATTGCAATGTTACATGTTGAACGCATATCGAGTGCTGAAGTACAGGCTAATAAATTACTGTTTGCTTCAATCGATTTTGATTCGTTAGCAGATTATTATCAACAAGTCTTTGATAAAGAGCATCAAGTTTTAAATGCCTTGAAAGAAAGTTATCATTTTGATTTGGTCATTCATGAAAAAGATTTTGACCCAAAACTTTCATCATTAGAATATTTTGAAACCGTATCTAATATGGTTGAAAGGTTATTGATTTAG
- the ubiE gene encoding bifunctional demethylmenaquinone methyltransferase/2-methoxy-6-polyprenyl-1,4-benzoquinol methylase UbiE, giving the protein MSQSSDKQNNDNQEKIDFGFTQVLKQDKVKRVADVFHSVADKYDVMNDLMSFGIHRIWKKITIEYSSVRKGQKVLDLAGGTGDLTAKFSQLVGDDGLVVLADINESMLKVGREKLRDKGLFKNIEYVQANAEELPFADNFFDCITISFGLRNVTDKNKALQSMWRVLKPGGRLLILEFSKPQYPILNKAYDLYSFTMLPLMGKVIANDADSYRYLAESIRMHPDQKTLKKMMEDAGFVDVKYHNMTGGIVALHTGFKF; this is encoded by the coding sequence ATGTCTCAATCTTCTGACAAACAAAATAACGATAATCAAGAAAAAATAGATTTTGGTTTTACGCAAGTTTTAAAACAAGATAAAGTTAAACGTGTTGCAGATGTTTTTCATTCTGTTGCTGACAAATATGATGTGATGAATGATCTGATGTCATTTGGAATTCATCGTATTTGGAAAAAAATTACCATTGAATATAGCAGTGTACGCAAAGGTCAAAAGGTTTTAGATCTTGCCGGTGGTACTGGAGATTTAACCGCTAAATTTTCCCAATTAGTTGGCGATGATGGCTTGGTAGTGCTTGCTGATATCAATGAATCCATGTTAAAAGTTGGGCGAGAAAAGCTTCGAGACAAAGGATTATTTAAAAATATTGAATATGTGCAAGCTAACGCTGAAGAGTTACCTTTCGCGGACAATTTTTTTGACTGTATTACCATTTCTTTTGGTCTACGCAATGTGACTGACAAAAATAAAGCGTTACAATCCATGTGGCGAGTATTAAAACCTGGTGGTCGTTTATTAATTCTTGAATTTTCCAAACCGCAATACCCAATTTTAAATAAAGCTTATGATCTTTATTCATTTACTATGTTACCGTTAATGGGCAAAGTTATTGCGAATGATGCTGACAGTTACCGTTATTTAGCCGAATCAATTCGGATGCATCCTGATCAAAAAACATTGAAAAAAATGATGGAAGATGCAGGATTTGTAGATGTCAAATATCACAACATGACAGGTGGTATTGTGGCGTTACATACTGGTTTTAAATTTTAA
- the ubiB gene encoding ubiquinone biosynthesis regulatory protein kinase UbiB produces the protein MTFFRLYKILTVFRAYQLNELLPTNRFSKWLPILISCLFWIRPKAKHEEIGERLRQALQELGPVWIKFGQMISTRRDVLSKDIADSLAKLQDQVDPFDGKVAKQLIEKALGQPIDHYFSNFDEQPLASASIAQVHTAILKRSQAEIVIKVLRPNIIPVIKADIALMYWLAKQFTKRIKFGAKLRAIEIVRDYELTLMKELDLQQEAYNTIRLRDNFINSNILYIPYIYQEFCRENVLVEERIKGVPIGDIQTLKKHNIDMKLLAERGVQAFFTQVFKDNFFHADMHPGNIFVDITEPKNPRYIGIDCAIIGMLTEDDQHYLAENFLAFFNQDYRKIAETYIASGWVPESTDPIAFEMAMRNVCEPAFAKPLAEISFSQILLKLFDVARRFEMEIQPQLILLQKTLFYIEGLGRQLYPELDLWQTAKPFLEKWYEDKYSAKKIIQQAWTSLPQWRTLLPELPAKLNDYARITKQMNHQIKQINHELTCRKKRERILYSLIGILSALFTYMLIFH, from the coding sequence ATGACATTTTTCAGACTCTATAAAATATTAACCGTTTTTCGTGCATATCAATTAAATGAATTATTGCCAACAAACCGATTTTCAAAGTGGTTACCAATTTTGATATCATGCTTATTTTGGATAAGACCAAAAGCAAAACATGAAGAAATTGGTGAGCGATTACGTCAAGCATTACAAGAGCTTGGACCCGTCTGGATAAAGTTTGGTCAAATGATTTCAACCCGTCGAGATGTGCTTTCAAAAGATATTGCAGACAGTTTAGCCAAATTACAAGACCAAGTAGATCCTTTTGACGGTAAAGTGGCAAAACAATTAATTGAAAAAGCCCTAGGTCAGCCAATCGATCATTATTTTTCAAATTTTGATGAGCAGCCATTGGCATCGGCATCGATTGCACAAGTTCATACAGCCATATTAAAACGTAGCCAAGCTGAAATTGTCATTAAAGTATTGCGTCCTAACATTATACCAGTCATAAAAGCGGACATTGCTTTAATGTATTGGCTTGCCAAACAGTTTACTAAACGCATTAAGTTCGGCGCAAAGTTACGAGCAATTGAAATTGTACGTGACTATGAACTTACCTTAATGAAAGAGTTAGATTTACAACAAGAAGCTTATAATACCATTCGGTTACGTGACAATTTTATTAATAGCAACATATTATATATACCTTACATTTATCAAGAGTTTTGTCGAGAAAATGTCTTAGTTGAAGAGCGCATTAAAGGTGTGCCAATTGGGGATATTCAGACACTCAAAAAACATAACATTGATATGAAGCTACTTGCTGAACGAGGGGTTCAAGCTTTCTTTACACAGGTTTTCAAAGATAATTTTTTCCATGCTGATATGCATCCAGGTAATATCTTTGTTGACATTACCGAGCCGAAAAATCCCCGTTATATCGGAATTGATTGCGCTATTATTGGTATGTTAACGGAAGATGACCAGCACTATCTTGCTGAGAATTTTCTAGCCTTTTTTAATCAAGATTATCGCAAAATTGCCGAAACCTACATTGCATCGGGTTGGGTTCCTGAATCTACCGATCCAATTGCTTTTGAAATGGCTATGCGCAACGTATGCGAACCTGCTTTTGCAAAACCGTTGGCTGAAATTTCATTCTCACAAATTTTACTAAAATTATTTGATGTTGCTAGAAGATTTGAAATGGAGATTCAACCACAATTAATCTTGCTGCAAAAAACGTTATTTTATATTGAAGGTTTAGGACGTCAACTTTATCCGGAACTCGATTTATGGCAAACCGCTAAACCATTTTTAGAAAAATGGTATGAAGATAAATATAGTGCTAAAAAAATTATCCAACAAGCATGGACTTCATTACCGCAATGGCGAACGCTTTTGCCCGAGCTGCCTGCAAAACTTAATGATTATGCACGTATAACAAAGCAGATGAATCATCAAATTAAACAGATTAATCACGAACTAACGTGTCGAAAAAAACGCGAACGAATTTTATACAGCTTAATAGGGATACTTAGTGCATTATTTACGTATATGCTGATTTTTCATTAG
- the tatA gene encoding twin-arginine translocase TatA/TatE family subunit — translation MMPSLPQLLILIAVVVLLFGTKKLRSLGSDLGASIKGFKKAMNDDDNKTSSEQPDKVENFDSSNDEQTTKKE, via the coding sequence ATGATGCCAAGCTTGCCTCAATTACTCATACTAATCGCAGTTGTTGTATTACTGTTTGGAACAAAAAAGTTACGCTCATTGGGTTCGGATCTTGGTGCCTCAATCAAAGGCTTTAAAAAAGCGATGAATGATGATGATAACAAAACATCCTCAGAACAACCCGATAAAGTTGAAAATTTCGATTCATCTAACGATGAACAAACGACTAAAAAAGAGTAG
- the tatC gene encoding twin-arginine translocase subunit TatC — translation MTDDASQPLIGHLVELRTRLLRCIICILLVLTCLLYFSNDIYHIIANPLISQLPTGSSMIATDIAAPFFTPIKLTAVVAIFISIPYVLYQVWGFVAPALYQHEKRLVIPLIISSTLLFYIGIAFAYFVVFPLAFYFFIHTAPVDVAINTDITKYLDFVMTLFVVFGFAFEVPVAIILLCWTGITTPKSLQKKRPYIIVAVFAVAMFVTPPDVFSQILLAIPICLLFEIGTFFARFYQPRKKEEDDNEV, via the coding sequence ATGACTGACGACGCATCTCAACCTTTAATTGGACATCTTGTTGAACTCAGAACACGACTTTTACGTTGTATTATTTGCATTTTATTAGTTTTAACCTGTCTTCTCTATTTTTCAAATGATATTTATCACATCATTGCTAATCCTTTAATTAGTCAATTACCTACGGGTAGTAGCATGATTGCAACTGATATTGCTGCTCCTTTTTTTACACCAATTAAATTAACGGCAGTAGTGGCGATTTTTATCTCAATTCCTTATGTGCTTTATCAAGTATGGGGATTTGTTGCACCTGCGTTATATCAACATGAAAAACGTTTAGTTATTCCCCTTATTATATCGAGCACATTACTATTTTATATTGGTATTGCATTTGCTTATTTTGTAGTATTCCCTCTCGCATTTTATTTTTTCATCCACACCGCACCGGTTGATGTGGCAATCAATACCGATATCACAAAATATCTAGATTTTGTCATGACTTTATTTGTGGTATTTGGATTCGCTTTTGAAGTTCCTGTCGCCATCATATTACTCTGTTGGACAGGCATCACCACACCCAAAAGTTTACAAAAGAAACGTCCCTATATAATTGTAGCAGTGTTCGCTGTTGCTATGTTTGTCACACCGCCAGATGTGTTTTCACAAATATTATTAGCTATACCAATTTGTTTGCTATTTGAAATTGGAACTTTTTTTGCTCGTTTTTATCAACCTCGTAAAAAAGAGGAAGATGATAATGAGGTTTAG
- the hldE gene encoding bifunctional D-glycero-beta-D-manno-heptose-7-phosphate kinase/D-glycero-beta-D-manno-heptose 1-phosphate adenylyltransferase HldE: MKISLPDFNQAHVLVIGDIMLDRYWYGGTNRISPEAPVPVVKIDSLEERPGGAANVAMNITSLCGNARLIGLTGIDEPAKILDEQLTKHQVHCDFVTVSTHPTITKLRVLSRNQQLIRIDFEEAFTDVDSASMLDRIKTALPNYKVMVLSDYAKGALSSVQSMIKLANQANVPILVDPKGTDFERYRGATLLTPNMSEFEAVVGVCQSEEEIVEKGYQLIKQFDLKALLVTRSEKGMTLLQLDKPIYHLPTLAKEVFDVTGAGDTVIATLAASLAAGKSLEESCYLANTAAGIVVGKLGTSTVSQVELSNAIHARVDDGFGVMTEAELEEEVRKARTRGEKIVMTNGCFDILHAGHVSYLANARKLGDRLIVAVNSDASVKKLKGDSRPINPLLQRMIVLGALNSVDWVVPFEEDTPKRLIAKILPDVLVKGGDYKPENIAGAKEVLDAGGIVEVLNFEDGCSTTNIINTIKNK, encoded by the coding sequence ATGAAAATATCATTACCTGATTTCAATCAAGCCCATGTTTTAGTCATTGGTGATATTATGTTAGATCGCTATTGGTATGGTGGTACCAATCGGATATCACCTGAAGCTCCTGTACCAGTAGTAAAAATTGATTCTCTTGAAGAACGACCTGGTGGGGCAGCTAATGTTGCTATGAATATTACTTCACTTTGTGGCAATGCAAGATTGATTGGTCTGACTGGTATTGATGAACCCGCTAAGATTCTTGATGAACAATTAACCAAACATCAGGTACATTGCGATTTTGTTACGGTTTCAACCCATCCAACTATTACAAAACTAAGAGTTCTATCTCGTAATCAGCAATTGATTCGAATTGATTTTGAAGAAGCATTTACTGATGTGGATAGTGCTTCTATGCTAGACCGTATAAAAACTGCTCTGCCAAATTATAAAGTCATGGTGCTTTCTGATTACGCTAAAGGTGCATTATCTTCTGTTCAATCAATGATTAAGCTTGCTAATCAAGCAAATGTACCTATTTTAGTTGATCCCAAAGGTACTGATTTTGAACGCTATCGTGGGGCTACGTTATTAACGCCGAATATGTCAGAATTTGAAGCAGTTGTTGGTGTTTGTCAATCAGAAGAAGAAATTGTAGAAAAAGGTTATCAACTTATTAAGCAATTTGATCTAAAAGCATTATTAGTGACTAGAAGTGAAAAAGGTATGACCTTATTACAATTAGATAAACCTATTTATCATTTACCGACTCTAGCTAAAGAAGTATTTGATGTCACTGGTGCTGGTGATACAGTGATTGCCACTCTTGCCGCATCTCTTGCTGCTGGAAAATCTTTAGAAGAAAGTTGCTACTTAGCTAATACAGCAGCTGGCATTGTTGTTGGTAAACTAGGTACTTCAACTGTTTCACAAGTTGAGCTAAGTAATGCTATACATGCGCGAGTAGATGATGGATTTGGTGTGATGACTGAAGCAGAATTAGAAGAAGAAGTTAGAAAAGCTCGCACACGTGGAGAGAAAATTGTTATGACCAATGGTTGCTTCGATATTTTGCATGCAGGGCATGTTTCTTATCTTGCTAATGCTAGAAAATTAGGTGACCGTTTAATCGTTGCAGTAAATAGTGATGCTTCGGTAAAAAAATTAAAAGGTGATTCAAGACCAATAAATCCTCTCCTGCAAAGAATGATTGTTTTAGGCGCATTAAATTCTGTTGATTGGGTTGTACCATTTGAGGAAGACACCCCTAAACGTTTGATTGCCAAAATTTTACCGGATGTTCTAGTAAAAGGCGGGGATTATAAGCCCGAAAATATAGCCGGCGCTAAAGAGGTTTTAGATGCTGGTGGGATAGTTGAAGTACTTAATTTTGAAGATGGTTGTTCAACTACCAATATTATTAACACGATAAAAAATAAATAG